gattttccataactatttttttctcccaagtttttgaggacttttttttaggtaagggaaattaaagcagtattttttttttttttagaaataaatttttatatacattatttggaaatgttttaagttattaattgttttatgcatggatcaaatatgttttgcatgaaaagtaagttagaaccttatattttgtttacaatagagaaatgtggagatattatgttttgcaaatttgaataattgaaataagtgtttgactctggtttgtttggccttTGTCAACatgatataatagttgacctttacatttcttggtggggaatgtaattgatttggaccccaacctctagggtttggttactagtactagtagtgtttggttccgtccaccttaaaggaacaatttgagactggccacctatttgaaaagtcccacctaactgggcaccatttgatgtttgatgaccaaagtaaataaataatttgaatgttttgactgaatttgatatgaaaatgtttgaatcagaaatgaaagtgtacggttaaaagttttgaatgtattggcaaaactGAATCAAAGGTTtctgaaaataattagttataatatctcctattttgcaagtaaacttgaaatatttgatccatggatTGTATTTaggttccttattgggctttgagctcattcccctttgttgataatttttcaggtacccttagttcaGCGAGGAGTTATGGCTAGGTCGGGAAATGGTCATTattaggattttgcttaggatgttatttttggacattgttagtttataagtttatgttcatttggactATTTGGTgtttggaagctatttagatgttgaatttttaaatttttatgatagtttgaaattgagttttggagattatggaaatttttgttagcacttgaattgtttaagtttgcaatctatttggataatggattttggttgatggatgcttagttttaaagttaagttttgaagattttagaattttgtttcgctactctgaacaagtatttggtaattggtaacttccaattacaagataattgtttggttCAAGttacactttaagccttcgggtttgaggtgtgaaatgaccgtcatgcccttgaagtgggtcttggggcgtgacagagtggtatcaAAGCACTAGGTTTTGATCTTGATGGAAACTTGTTTAGTTTACCTTTGGGAATAGATGAGTGatttattagtttaagtttcaacttcatctagtCCGATTCCTTTTATTCCATACAATTCCGATTTGCTTATTTGGcttcttagtgactaatttagttatacCTTTTGCTTTATAGGACGCCATGCCACCAAGGAGACCTGCATCTTCCCAAAACAGTCAGGCTAATGATGATATACCTCCTCCACCTGAGGCTTTGCCCTTATAGATATTTAGGGACTTTGGCTGGCTTGGTTGAGCGTCAGGCTAGAGCTACTGGAAGTAATGGTCAAGGACGATCCTCATCTACTAGGGGTAGCTCCTTTGATGACTTTAAGAAGTTGGGTCCCCCTTGCTTTTTTGGTACTTCAAATCCAACAGAGGTAGAGGCTTGGATTATGAAGatagagaaattctttgatgtcATTGATTGTTCTGAGGAGCAAAAAGTCTCTTATGCAGCATTTATGTTAGACAAAGAGGCAGACCATTGGTTGCGCATGACTAAAAGGCTTTTAGAGGATCAGGGGCTTATTGTTTGGAGTCAGTTTAGGGAGGTTTTTTATAAGAAGTACTTTCCTGACAATGTTCGACGACAAAAGGTGGGAGAGTTTGTTCATTTGGAACAAAGGAATTTGACTATGGCCCAGTATGAGGCTAAGTTTACAGAACTATCACATTTTACCCCACAATTGATTGCTACAGAGGAGGAAAAGGTattaaagtttcaggatggacTGAAGCCTTATCTGAAAAATAAGATATCAATTTTGAAGCTTAATGTTTATTCAGAGGTAGTAGACAGAGCCCTTATTGCAGAGAATGATAATGAAGAGCTTCACCAGTATAGGGAACAACAAAGGAAGAAGAATAGAAAtgatggtgctcatggtaacCAAGCACAGAAAAATTCTGCTCCAAGTAGAAATCAGATTAAAGGAAAAGCAGCACAAAATTTAGATGGGATTTGTCCTACTTGTGGCaagaagcatgggggtaggCCATGCAACAGAGATAAATGAGCTAGCTTTGGTTGTGGAAAACAAGGACATATGGTTCAGGATTGTCCAAATAATAAGAAGTTTGTATTTGGGAAGCCTAAGGAGGAGAATAAAAAGGATAGACAGAAGCCCAGGGCTCAAGGGCGGGTATTTTCTATGACTTAGAGATTCTCAGGCTACTTCTGATATGGTGACAGGTACCCTTTGAATTcacaccttatttgctagagcCTTAAAAGATCCTGGTTCAACGCACTCTTTTGTTTTCATATCTTTTGCTGGTTTGTTGGGTGATTGATaacatggactttgatttatttgttgctactcctttgggagattttgttatggttaataaaatacttaaagaTTGTTGTGTGATGATTGGGTATAGAGAGATGACAGTTGACTTAGTACTTCTTAACCTACAGGATTTTTatgtgattttggggatggattggttagcttcatACCATGCATCTGTTGATTGTTTTGGGAAAAGAGTGACGTTTAGCATTCCTGGTCAGCCTGATTTTAGTTTTGAGGGAAAACATGTGGACAAACC
This region of Vitis vinifera cultivar Pinot Noir 40024 chromosome 5, ASM3070453v1 genomic DNA includes:
- the LOC100244253 gene encoding uncharacterized protein LOC100244253, producing MVGKVLKKRRWVAEVSLTGWMESRTPCHQGDLHLPKTVRLMMIYLLHLRLCPYRYLGTLAGLVERQARATGSNGQGRSSSTRGSSFDDFKKLGPPCFFGTSNPTEVEAWIMKIEKFFDVIDCSEEQKVSYAAFMLDKEADHWLRMTKRLLEDQGLIVWSQFREVFYKKYFPDNVRRQKVGEFVHLEQRNLTMAQYEAKFTELSHFTPQLIATEEEKVLKFQDGLKPYLKNKISILKLNVYSEVVDRALIAENDNEELHQYREQQRKKNRNDGAHGNQAQKNSAPSRNQIKGKAAQNLDGICPTCGKKHGGRPCNRDK